A single window of Drosophila suzukii chromosome 3, CBGP_Dsuzu_IsoJpt1.0, whole genome shotgun sequence DNA harbors:
- the Osi7 gene encoding uncharacterized protein Osi7, with the protein MASHKVTFGVLCLVALSAALPAEETRGHARNAIGGENDIMDSIYSDCLRKDSVSCVKYKLFSFVDKVLGARDQFALTEGVTVVRSPDAPQQEAARSISGDESFESLALNRISSFLNSHTIKVELKGADIVQAVSSTGRALEDASESLFGSNDPNAPEESRGKKKKAAKILGPILALVALKAAALLPLLLGAIALIAGKALLIGKIALVLSAVIGLKKLLSQEKHVTYEVVAHPHHSSSHSASHDSYGSGYSADAGASSASYGSSGHGGWGRSIDAQDLAYGAQKPVQA; encoded by the coding sequence ATGGCAAGCCATAAAGTTACTTTCGGTGTCTTGTGTCTGGTCGCCCTGAGCGCCGCCCTTCCCGCCGAGGAGACGCGCGGCCACGCCCGCAACGCCATCGGCGGCGAGAACGACATTATGGATAGCATCTACAGCGACTGCCTGCGCAAGGACTCCGTCTCGTGCGTCAAGTACAAGCTGTTCAGCTTCGTGGACAAGGTCCTCGGCGCCCGCGACCAGTTCGCCCTGACCGAGGGCGTGACCGTGGTCCGCTCGCCGGACGCCCCGCAGCAGGAGGCCGCCCGCTCCATCTCCGGCGACGAGTCGTTCGAGTCCCTGGCCCTGAACCGCATCAGCAGCTTCCTCAACTCGCACACCATCAAGGTGGAGCTGAAGGGCGCCGACATCGTGCAGGCCGTTAGCTCCACGGGCCGCGCCCTCGAGGACGCCTCCGAATCGCTGTTCGGCTCCAACGACCCCAACGCCCCCGAGGAGAGCCGTGGCAAGAAGAAGAAGGCCGCCAAGATCCTGGGACCCATCCTCGCCCTGGTCGCCCTGAAGGCCGCCGCCCTGCTGCCCCTGCTCCTGGGCGCCATCGCCCTGATCGCCGGCAAGGCCCTGCTCATTGGTAAGATCGCCCTGGTGCTGTCCGCCGTGATCGGGCTGAAGAAGCTGCTGTCGCAGGAGAAGCACGTGACCTACGAGGTGGTGGCCCACCcacaccacagcagcagccactcGGCGAGCCACGACTCGTACGGCAGTGGCTACAGCGCCGATGCCGGAGCCTCCTCGGCCTCCTACGGCAGCAGCGGTCACGGCGGCTGGGGACGCTCCATCGACGCCCAGGACCTGGCCTATGGTGCCCAGAAGCCCGTCCAGGCCTAA
- the Osi8 gene encoding uncharacterized protein Osi8: MIKYVWHVAALMIVFCWLSSARSASYQHQNLNSLSSVPKPQVPANNPGTGSTGFWKDMSIVYRIYQQCTGDNMSVCLKVKLLTGLEKAFRSAKTLSLMEGIQFVSSGGESEEAKRAPINEQDIEAVLPRSVDAKEQVLNNMILKRVGNFLQDHTLQVKFDSEANSVEGRKKKEKKGSGAMIMIPLLLGGTIVPLAYGALAMLAGKALIVSKLALVLASIIGIKKLLSGGGGGKESSHEVVVSSGGHSGWGRELDTAYSGWKPAAKDSASSAKSL; the protein is encoded by the exons ATGATCAAGTACGTGTGGCATGTGGCGGCCCTGATGATCGTCTTCTGCTGGCTCTCGAGTGCCCGCAGTGCCAGCTACCAGCATCAGAACCTGAACAGCCTCAGTTCGGTCCCCAAGCCCCAGGTCCCAGCCAACAACCCCGGAACGGGTTCTACGGGCTTCTGGAAGGACATGTCGATTGTTTACCGCATCTACCAGCAGTGCACGGGCGACAACATGTCCGTTTGCCTGAAGGTCAAGCTGCTAACCGGCTTGGAAAAGGCCTTCCGATCGGCCAAAACCCTGTCGCTCATGGAGGGCATTCAGTTTGTGAGTTCTGGCGGCGAAAGTGAGGAGGCGAAAAGGGCTCCCATCAACGAACAGGACATTGAAGCCGTCTTGCCGAGGAGCGTGGACGCCAAGGAGCAGGTCCTTAACAACATGATCCTCAAGCGGGTGGGCAACTTTCTACAGGATCATACTCTGCAG GTTAAATTTGACTCCGAGGCAAATTCGGTGGAGGGTCGCAAGAAGAAGGAGAAGAAGGGCAGCGGCGCCATGATCATGATCCCCCTGCTGCTGGGCGGGACCATCGTGCCCTTGGCCTACGGAGCACTGGCCATGCTGGCGGGCAAGGCGCTGATCGTGTCCAAGCTGGCCCTGGTCCTGGCCTCGATCATCGGCATCAAGAAGCTGCTGAGCGGAGGCGGCGGTGGCAAGGAGTCCTCCCACGAGGTGGTCGTCTCCTCGGGCGGCCACTCCGGCTGGGGCCGGGAACTGGACACCGCCTACAGCGGCTGGAAGCCGGCGGCCAAGGATTCGGCGAGCAGCGCCAAGAGCCTGTGA